A genomic region of Microlunatus sagamiharensis contains the following coding sequences:
- a CDS encoding SDR family NAD(P)-dependent oxidoreductase gives MDRKTIVITGASDGIGAAAARELKREGHEVVLVGRSPAKTGALAAELGAPSYTSDFADLDDVRRLAGELGTNHPRIDVLANNAGGIMGHRSLTTDGFESTFQVNHLAPFLLTNLLLPTLTSSRATVVQTASIAARLFGHVDLDDLQLERGYSPDRAYGNGKLENILFTRELDRRHSADGIAAAAFHPGVVGTSFARDTTHPMRFLYHTPVIKNLFTISPERGAKGLVWLATQEPGRDWPTGEYFERNKVAKSNPQARDADLARGLWDRSAELVGL, from the coding sequence ATGGACCGCAAGACCATCGTCATCACCGGCGCCAGCGACGGCATCGGCGCCGCCGCGGCCCGCGAGCTCAAGCGCGAGGGCCACGAGGTCGTGCTCGTGGGGCGCTCGCCGGCCAAGACCGGGGCGCTGGCCGCCGAGCTGGGCGCGCCGTCGTACACGAGCGACTTCGCCGACCTCGACGACGTGCGCCGCCTCGCCGGCGAGCTCGGCACGAACCACCCGCGCATCGACGTCCTCGCCAACAACGCGGGCGGGATCATGGGCCACCGGTCGCTGACCACGGACGGCTTCGAGTCGACCTTCCAGGTCAACCACCTGGCCCCGTTCCTGCTCACGAACCTGCTCCTGCCGACCCTGACCAGCAGCCGCGCGACGGTGGTGCAGACGGCCAGCATCGCGGCCCGGCTCTTCGGCCACGTCGACCTCGACGACCTCCAGCTCGAGCGCGGCTACAGCCCCGACCGGGCGTACGGCAACGGCAAGCTGGAGAACATCCTCTTCACCCGCGAGCTCGACCGCCGTCACTCGGCGGACGGGATCGCGGCGGCGGCCTTCCACCCCGGCGTCGTCGGCACGAGCTTCGCGCGGGACACGACGCACCCGATGCGCTTCCTCTACCACACCCCGGTGATCAAGAACCTGTTCACGATCAGCCCGGAGCGCGGCGCGAAGGGCCTCGTCTGGCTGGCCACCCAGGAGCCCGGGCGCGACTGGCCGACGGGTGAGTACTTCGAGCGCAACAAGGTCGCGAAGTCCAACCCGCAGGCTCGCGACGCCGACCTCGCCCGCGGCCTGTGGGACCGCAGCGCGGAGCTCGTCGGGCTCTGA
- a CDS encoding S1C family serine protease yields the protein MDPRGAGRLRGFRAPGAGERAGAEGAGSGPSTGSGIVVGSGSGDAVEDVVASGSGNGGGRTSSWRWLVAAGAVLVVAMAVIGTLAFRLGSTSAALDQRSSPSPSPTPRASATPLATTDLYTRLVPSVVLVTTSRGSLGSGTVVTDKGLVLTANHVIAGGGDLTVVFADGTRSRAEVASADPRNDTAVLEPQKLPEVVVPAAIGGPPAVGADVVAIGNPLGLRQTTTSGIVSGLDRTSRTRSGTVKGLVQFDAAVNPGSSGGPLLDRQGLLVGVVVSIADPGKDEAWAGIGFAVPIATALAGGGDGTGPGGGPQI from the coding sequence ATGGACCCCCGCGGGGCTGGTCGGCTGCGCGGGTTCCGTGCGCCAGGGGCCGGCGAGCGGGCGGGTGCGGAGGGTGCCGGGAGCGGCCCTTCGACAGGCTCAGGGATCGTGGTCGGGTCCGGCTCAGGGGACGCGGTCGAGGACGTCGTCGCGTCCGGCTCCGGGAACGGGGGCGGGCGCACGTCGTCGTGGCGCTGGCTCGTCGCGGCCGGGGCGGTGCTCGTGGTCGCGATGGCGGTGATCGGGACCCTCGCCTTCCGGCTCGGGTCGACCTCGGCGGCCCTCGACCAGCGCAGCAGCCCGTCGCCGAGCCCGACCCCGCGGGCGAGCGCGACGCCGCTGGCGACGACCGACCTCTACACCCGCCTCGTGCCGTCGGTCGTCCTCGTGACGACCTCGCGGGGCTCGTTGGGGTCGGGGACGGTGGTGACCGACAAGGGGCTCGTCCTCACGGCCAACCACGTCATCGCCGGCGGGGGCGACCTGACGGTGGTCTTCGCCGACGGCACCCGGAGCCGCGCGGAGGTCGCGTCGGCCGACCCGCGCAACGACACCGCGGTCCTCGAGCCGCAGAAGCTGCCGGAGGTCGTCGTCCCGGCGGCGATCGGCGGACCGCCGGCGGTCGGCGCCGACGTGGTGGCCATCGGCAACCCGCTGGGCCTGCGGCAGACGACGACCTCGGGCATCGTCTCCGGCCTCGACCGCACGAGCCGGACCCGCAGCGGCACGGTCAAGGGGCTGGTCCAGTTCGACGCCGCGGTCAACCCGGGCAGCTCGGGCGGGCCCCTGCTCGACCGCCAGGGGCTGCTGGTCGGGGTGGTCGTGTCGATCGCCGACCCCGGCAAGGACGAGGCGTGGGCCGGCATCGGCTTCGCGGTGCCCATCGCCACCGCGCTGGCCGGTGGCGGGGACGGGACCGGACCAGGAGGAGGACCCCAGATATGA
- a CDS encoding CGNR zinc finger domain-containing protein → MDEVGLVAVVDLLNTLDQRTFLRLGTVHQAEDRLTTVEALEGWFGEHGLPTTASPADLGAARTLRDGLRAALLETLPEPADAGTPPEPVEGPRRGRRSDPATDVLRAFPLRLRADDGRLRLAADTGSAGLDAVVETVATAVADGRWKRLKLCASEDCHWAYLDTSRSGGGRWCSMDTCGNRHKTRAYRQRKAG, encoded by the coding sequence GTGGACGAGGTAGGGCTGGTGGCGGTGGTGGACCTGCTGAACACGCTCGACCAGCGCACGTTCCTCCGCCTCGGCACCGTGCACCAGGCCGAGGACCGGCTGACGACGGTCGAGGCCCTGGAGGGATGGTTCGGCGAGCACGGCCTGCCGACCACCGCCTCACCCGCCGACCTCGGCGCCGCCCGGACGCTCCGCGACGGGCTCCGCGCAGCCCTGCTCGAGACGCTCCCTGAGCCTGCCGATGCCGGCACGCCCCCTGAGCCTGTCGAAGGGCCTCGAAGAGGTCGGCGTTCCGACCCGGCCACCGACGTCCTCCGCGCCTTCCCCCTCCGCCTCCGCGCGGACGACGGCCGGCTCCGCCTTGCCGCCGACACCGGTTCGGCCGGCCTCGACGCGGTCGTCGAGACGGTCGCGACGGCCGTCGCCGACGGGCGCTGGAAGCGGCTCAAGCTCTGCGCGTCCGAGGACTGCCACTGGGCCTACCTCGACACCTCGCGCAGCGGCGGCGGCCGCTGGTGCTCGATGGACACCTGCGGCAACCGCCACAAGACGCGGGCCTACCGGCAGCGGAAGGCCGGCTGA
- a CDS encoding DnaJ family domain-containing protein, which produces MARWWAPDPARRPETVAERKVREAMERGEFDDLPGQGKPLNLDDRDPNWWVKGLLEREQIRMPLPTSLQLRREAREIDETVAGCRDEAGVRDVVDELNERILDSHRRRVDGPPVITAKVDLDAVVERWRERRGLRRTHPQAGEVPPGVDAPAEPAGDAEVMDPSPMRSLLRRPWAVGLRLLLWPLVIEVAASLTARTQDDALGAGLLAFAVIAALAFVLALLDGLVLKARPLVLVWSVVTVLVSLLVSFQPTIDGLVDGDGRRALRESFRVDAADLPSSLLFFLVLVGVPAALGAVSGAAVRRSTGSERGRHAGSALT; this is translated from the coding sequence GTGGCGAGATGGTGGGCACCGGACCCCGCTCGGCGCCCCGAGACGGTCGCCGAGCGCAAGGTGCGCGAGGCGATGGAGCGGGGCGAGTTCGACGACCTGCCCGGCCAGGGCAAGCCGCTGAACCTCGACGACCGCGACCCCAACTGGTGGGTCAAGGGGCTGCTCGAGCGCGAGCAGATCCGGATGCCCCTGCCGACGTCGCTCCAGCTGCGGCGCGAGGCGAGGGAGATCGACGAGACCGTCGCCGGCTGCCGCGACGAGGCCGGCGTCCGCGACGTTGTCGACGAGCTCAACGAGCGGATCCTCGACTCCCACCGGCGCCGGGTCGACGGCCCGCCCGTGATCACGGCGAAGGTCGACCTGGACGCCGTCGTCGAGCGCTGGCGCGAGCGGCGGGGCCTCCGGAGGACCCACCCTCAGGCGGGCGAGGTCCCCCCTGGGGTGGACGCGCCGGCCGAGCCGGCTGGCGACGCTGAGGTCATGGACCCCTCGCCGATGCGTTCGCTGCTCCGCCGTCCCTGGGCCGTGGGGCTCCGGCTGCTCCTGTGGCCCCTGGTGATCGAGGTGGCGGCCTCGTTGACCGCCCGGACCCAGGACGACGCACTCGGTGCCGGCCTCCTCGCCTTCGCCGTGATCGCGGCGCTCGCCTTCGTGCTCGCGCTCCTCGACGGCCTCGTGCTCAAGGCTCGGCCGCTGGTGCTCGTCTGGTCCGTCGTGACGGTGCTCGTGAGCCTGCTCGTGAGCTTCCAGCCGACGATCGACGGCCTGGTCGACGGGGACGGCCGGAGGGCGCTGCGGGAGTCGTTCCGGGTGGACGCCGCCGACCTCCCGTCGTCGCTCCTCTTCTTCCTCGTCCTGGTCGGCGTTCCGGCCGCGCTCGGCGCCGTCAGCGGCGCGGCCGTCCGGCGCTCGACCGGGAGCGAGCGGGGACGGCACGCCGGCTCCGCCCTCACCTAG
- a CDS encoding epoxide hydrolase family protein, producing the protein MTTGTAAAPPRVPDDELDDLRRRLAAYRRVTLPSGHGWDRGTDADFLADLVDHWRERYDWRPHEARPRDLPWVLTEDAEVPVRAVHVRSGRPDAPTVVLLHGWPDSVLRFERVLPLLGDVDVVVPALPGYPFAAPVARGGLSSVAIASALAAALPELGVERFVLSAGDVGANVARALAQQHPDRVAALHLTDAPQQHYLVEPPTDLTPEEEAYVARGHAWQAAEGAYGHEQSTKPHTLAVGLGDSPAGLAAWVVEKLRSWTDCGGDVGSVFSPDELLTWVMAYWTTGAIETSFTPYVERSTSGRSGRTAVPTAFTLFPHDLVGAPRSWAERFYDVRSWREHDAGGHFAAWERPDDYVAGVRAALALA; encoded by the coding sequence GTGACCACCGGAACGGCCGCCGCGCCGCCGCGCGTCCCCGACGACGAGCTCGACGACCTGCGGAGGCGCCTCGCCGCGTACCGGCGGGTGACCCTGCCGTCCGGGCACGGCTGGGACCGCGGGACCGACGCCGACTTCCTGGCCGACCTGGTCGACCACTGGCGCGAGCGCTACGACTGGCGCCCGCACGAGGCGCGGCCGCGCGACCTGCCGTGGGTCCTGACCGAGGACGCCGAGGTGCCCGTCCGGGCGGTCCACGTCCGCAGCGGGCGCCCGGACGCGCCGACCGTGGTGCTGCTGCACGGCTGGCCCGACTCGGTGCTGCGCTTCGAGCGGGTGCTCCCGCTGCTCGGGGACGTCGACGTGGTCGTCCCGGCGCTGCCCGGCTACCCCTTCGCGGCGCCGGTCGCCCGGGGCGGCCTGTCCTCCGTGGCCATCGCGTCGGCCCTCGCCGCTGCGCTGCCGGAGCTCGGGGTCGAGCGCTTCGTCCTCTCCGCCGGCGACGTGGGGGCCAACGTGGCCAGGGCGCTCGCGCAGCAGCACCCGGACCGGGTCGCCGCGCTGCACCTGACCGACGCGCCCCAGCAGCACTACCTGGTCGAACCGCCGACCGACCTGACGCCCGAGGAGGAGGCGTACGTCGCCCGAGGACACGCGTGGCAGGCGGCCGAGGGGGCGTACGGGCACGAGCAGTCGACCAAGCCGCACACGCTCGCCGTCGGGCTGGGCGACTCCCCGGCCGGGCTGGCGGCGTGGGTCGTCGAGAAGCTGCGGTCCTGGACCGACTGCGGCGGCGACGTCGGATCGGTGTTCAGCCCCGACGAGCTGCTCACCTGGGTCATGGCCTACTGGACGACCGGCGCGATCGAGACGTCGTTCACCCCGTACGTCGAGCGGTCCACCTCGGGGCGCTCGGGCCGGACCGCCGTGCCCACGGCGTTCACGCTCTTCCCGCACGACCTCGTCGGTGCCCCGCGGTCGTGGGCCGAACGCTTCTACGACGTCCGGTCGTGGCGCGAGCACGACGCGGGCGGGCACTTCGCCGCGTGGGAGCGCCCGGACGACTACGTGGCGGGGGTGCGCGCGGCGCTTGCCCTGGCCTGA
- a CDS encoding epoxide hydrolase family protein encodes MSSHAENDLVRPFALHVPEEALDDLRERLRRTRWPERETVSDGTSASWQQGPPLAYVRELVEAWLAYDWRPVESALNAHGQALTEVDGQEVHLLHVRSPRPDAKPLVITHGWPSAVLEPLAVADALANPDDPDQPAFHVVAPSLPGYGFGTRPSSPGWSAERTADAWAELMTRLGYDRFYAAGGDWGARVTAGLAVRHAERVAGVHSFTPYVEAPGDPEAYGPLSEQERGWLRDRQDFMDHGRGYSMEQSTRPQTIGYALTDSPVGQLTWVLDKLWAWTDHDGDLETAVSRDQVLDLVTLYWLSATAASSARFYWENSPPDESGEITVPSAVTVFPADIEKLPRPWVERRYTDLRSFRVVERGGHFPMLEVPETYVAELRAGLGALPW; translated from the coding sequence GTGTCGAGCCACGCCGAGAACGACCTGGTCCGTCCCTTCGCGCTGCACGTCCCCGAGGAGGCGCTCGACGACCTCCGCGAGCGCCTGCGCCGCACCCGGTGGCCCGAGCGCGAGACCGTCTCGGACGGCACGAGCGCGAGCTGGCAGCAGGGACCGCCGCTGGCGTACGTGCGGGAGCTCGTCGAGGCCTGGCTGGCGTACGACTGGCGCCCGGTCGAGTCGGCGCTGAACGCGCACGGGCAGGCGCTGACCGAGGTCGACGGGCAGGAGGTCCACCTGCTGCACGTCCGCTCGCCCCGGCCGGACGCGAAGCCGCTGGTGATCACGCACGGCTGGCCGAGCGCGGTCCTCGAACCGCTGGCCGTCGCCGACGCGCTCGCGAACCCCGACGACCCCGACCAACCGGCCTTCCACGTCGTCGCACCGTCGCTCCCCGGCTACGGCTTCGGGACCCGTCCGAGCAGCCCCGGCTGGAGCGCCGAACGCACCGCCGACGCGTGGGCCGAGCTCATGACGCGGCTGGGCTACGACCGCTTCTACGCCGCGGGCGGCGACTGGGGCGCGCGGGTCACCGCGGGCCTGGCCGTCCGGCACGCCGAGCGGGTCGCCGGCGTGCACAGCTTCACCCCGTACGTGGAGGCGCCCGGCGACCCCGAGGCGTACGGGCCCCTGAGCGAGCAGGAGCGCGGCTGGCTGCGCGACCGGCAGGACTTCATGGACCACGGGCGCGGCTACTCGATGGAGCAGTCGACCCGCCCGCAGACGATCGGCTACGCGCTCACCGACTCCCCGGTCGGGCAGCTGACCTGGGTGCTCGACAAGCTCTGGGCCTGGACCGACCACGACGGCGACCTGGAGACGGCGGTCAGCCGCGACCAGGTCCTCGACCTGGTCACCTTGTACTGGCTGTCGGCGACGGCCGCGTCGTCGGCCCGCTTCTACTGGGAGAACAGCCCGCCCGACGAGTCCGGCGAGATCACGGTCCCGAGCGCGGTGACGGTCTTCCCGGCCGACATCGAGAAGCTCCCGCGGCCCTGGGTCGAGCGCCGCTACACCGATCTGCGCTCGTTCCGCGTCGTCGAGCGCGGCGGGCACTTCCCGATGCTCGAGGTGCCGGAGACCTACGTCGCCGAGCTCCGCGCCGGGCTGGGGGCGCTGCCGTGGTGA
- a CDS encoding DUF3592 domain-containing protein, giving the protein MSFGRGFRLVAVALGGLAVVLTIVCVVDVVRTRAFLAESAVATGQVVELVERQSCRDDDQDEDRDREVCSTIWAPRIVFTAEDGRDVDFVSAVAEAPPAYAEGDLVDVRYDPRRPAQARVDSVMGLWLAAIVTGALAAVFAGMCAIWMVLAVRFRRE; this is encoded by the coding sequence ATGTCCTTCGGCCGAGGGTTCCGGCTCGTCGCCGTCGCGCTCGGCGGGCTGGCCGTCGTGCTGACGATCGTCTGCGTGGTGGACGTGGTGCGTACGCGCGCCTTCCTCGCCGAGAGCGCCGTCGCCACCGGGCAGGTCGTCGAGCTGGTCGAGCGTCAGAGCTGCCGCGACGACGACCAGGACGAGGACCGCGACCGAGAGGTCTGCAGCACCATCTGGGCCCCGCGGATCGTCTTCACCGCCGAGGACGGCCGTGACGTCGACTTCGTCTCGGCGGTCGCCGAGGCCCCGCCCGCGTACGCGGAGGGCGACCTCGTGGACGTCCGCTACGACCCGCGCCGCCCGGCGCAGGCGCGGGTCGACTCGGTGATGGGGCTCTGGCTCGCCGCGATCGTCACCGGCGCCCTCGCGGCGGTGTTCGCGGGGATGTGCGCGATCTGGATGGTGCTCGCGGTCAGGTTCCGGCGGGAGTGA
- a CDS encoding oxidoreductase, producing MTTWLITGCSTGLGRAFAEAVLDRGHDVVVTARDVASVQDLADAHPETALAVALDVTDDAQVGAAVRAAEERFGGVDVLVNNAGYGYRSALEEGVDADVRQLFETHVFGTVRLTKAVLPAMRERRSGTIVNLSSIGARVAPEGSGYYAAVKAAVEALTLSLRKEVAPLGIRAMVVEPGGFRTDFAGRSLTQSTEPIADYADTAGKRRKENDTVHGTQPGDPAKAAAALIEAVESDQPPYMLLLGNDASDNFRTALHALLDEVDQWETLSRSTDFDE from the coding sequence ATGACCACCTGGCTGATCACCGGCTGCTCCACCGGCCTCGGGCGCGCGTTCGCCGAGGCCGTCCTCGACCGCGGGCACGACGTCGTCGTCACCGCGCGCGACGTCGCGTCGGTGCAGGACCTGGCCGACGCGCATCCCGAGACGGCGCTGGCTGTGGCGCTCGACGTCACCGACGACGCGCAGGTGGGCGCGGCGGTGCGGGCCGCGGAGGAGCGGTTCGGCGGCGTGGACGTGCTGGTGAACAACGCCGGCTACGGCTACCGCAGCGCCCTCGAGGAGGGCGTGGACGCCGACGTGCGCCAGCTCTTCGAGACCCACGTCTTCGGCACCGTCCGGCTGACGAAGGCCGTGCTGCCGGCGATGCGCGAGCGCCGCTCCGGCACGATCGTGAACCTCTCCTCGATCGGCGCGCGCGTCGCGCCGGAGGGCTCGGGCTACTACGCCGCGGTCAAGGCCGCGGTCGAGGCGCTGACCCTCTCGCTGCGCAAGGAGGTCGCCCCGCTCGGGATCCGCGCGATGGTCGTCGAGCCGGGCGGGTTCCGCACCGACTTCGCCGGACGTTCGCTGACGCAGTCGACCGAGCCGATCGCCGACTACGCCGACACCGCGGGCAAGCGCCGCAAGGAGAACGACACGGTCCACGGCACCCAGCCGGGCGACCCGGCCAAGGCCGCCGCCGCGCTCATCGAGGCCGTCGAGTCGGACCAGCCGCCGTACATGCTGCTGCTCGGCAACGACGCCTCGGACAACTTCCGGACGGCGCTGCACGCCCTGCTCGACGAGGTCGACCAGTGGGAGACGCTCAGCCGGAGCACCGACTTCGACGAATGA